Within Candidatus Eisenbacteria bacterium, the genomic segment GCACCACCGGCCACACGAACACCGTGATGCGCTTCACAGCAGCTCTCCCGGCGCCCCGCCCAGCGCCTCCATGGCTTCACCGACCGCGAACAGCGATCCGGTCAGGAGCACCGTTCCCTCGGAGTCCGCGAGCGCCTCTCGGGCGGCGGTCGCGACGTCGTCCGCGATCGAAGCGTCGAAGCCGTGGCGCTCGGCCGCGACACGAATCACCTCCGGCTCCATCGCGCGCTCGCTG encodes:
- a CDS encoding bifunctional folylpolyglutamate synthase/dihydrofolate synthase, whose translation is APPRAVELALSRDKPLDGMLAPLAALAPGARLIATRTRSERAMEPEVIRVAAERHGFDASIADDVATAAREALADSEGTVLLTGSLFAVGEAMEALGGAPGELL